The following proteins come from a genomic window of Micromonospora echinofusca:
- a CDS encoding MarR family transcriptional regulator, with the protein MERPLNLAAAIDAAAEALVGVLDSAVSRHQMAVSPTQLRVLSLITGRPETNVNGLAELLDVVPSSASRLCDRLEATGLLRRVADPRDRREVRLVPTADAEQLLHELQERRHRAVQAVLDRMPGRAQHELLLALLAFERAATAVPTEVPADASARTA; encoded by the coding sequence GTGGAACGACCTCTGAATCTCGCCGCGGCGATCGACGCCGCCGCGGAGGCGCTCGTCGGTGTGCTCGACTCGGCGGTGTCCCGGCACCAGATGGCCGTCTCCCCGACGCAGTTGCGCGTGCTGTCGCTGATCACCGGCCGACCGGAGACCAACGTCAACGGCCTGGCCGAGCTGCTGGACGTCGTACCCTCCTCGGCGAGCCGGCTCTGCGACCGGCTGGAGGCGACGGGCCTGCTGCGCCGGGTCGCCGACCCCCGCGACCGGCGGGAGGTGCGGCTGGTCCCCACCGCCGACGCCGAGCAGCTGCTGCACGAGCTCCAGGAGCGCCGCCACCGTGCCGTGCAGGCCGTGCTGGACCGGATGCCGGGTCGGGCGCAGCACGAGCTGCTGCTGGCGCTGCTGGCCTTCGAGCGCGCGGCCACCGCCGTGCCGACCGAGGTGCCGGCCGACGCCTCCGCCCGCACCGCCTGA
- a CDS encoding CDP-alcohol phosphatidyltransferase family protein — protein MSRPPAREDHPEATAATSGAAIGDRVLTLPNVISFVRLLGVPLFLYLLLVARADVAAVVVLAIGGTTDWVDGWVARRMHQVSRLGELLDPLADRLYILATLLAFTARDVVPWQFTAALLARELLLLGSLAVLRRHGYGPPPVHYVGKTATFLLLAAFPVLLLAAAVPGAASAAGAIGWGLAWWGLVLYWVAGALYVVQAARLVRAVRAGGVTA, from the coding sequence GTGTCGCGTCCGCCGGCTCGGGAAGATCACCCGGAGGCCACCGCCGCCACGAGCGGGGCGGCCATCGGCGACCGGGTCCTCACGCTGCCGAACGTCATCAGCTTCGTCCGCCTGCTCGGCGTGCCGCTCTTCCTCTACCTGCTGCTCGTGGCGCGTGCCGACGTGGCGGCGGTCGTGGTGCTGGCCATCGGCGGCACCACCGACTGGGTGGACGGCTGGGTCGCGCGCCGGATGCACCAGGTCAGTCGGTTGGGGGAGCTGCTCGACCCGCTGGCCGACCGGCTCTACATCCTCGCCACGCTGCTCGCGTTCACCGCCCGCGACGTGGTGCCCTGGCAGTTCACCGCGGCGTTGCTGGCCCGGGAACTGCTCCTGCTGGGTTCGCTGGCGGTGCTGCGCCGCCACGGCTACGGTCCGCCGCCGGTGCACTACGTGGGCAAGACCGCGACGTTCCTGTTGCTGGCCGCTTTCCCGGTCTTGCTGCTCGCCGCGGCGGTGCCGGGCGCGGCGAGCGCCGCGGGGGCGATCGGTTGGGGCCTGGCCTGGTGGGGCCTGGTGCTCTACTGGGTGGCGGGCGCGCTCTACGTGGTGCAGGCCGCCCGGCTGGTCCGGGCGGTTCGGGCCGGGGGAGTGACGGCATGA
- a CDS encoding DUF881 domain-containing protein — protein MTGTPGDGRGRPDRVYAPDFLTELFRNPLDPGYADAAARRRERQTPPAQWRRWSARSVTLVVALLLGFLFAVAYRQTLEAEPGRSQARSGLVEQIKQRETETDRLSVRADELRAEVARQRAAALGGSEAARLHNLEAGTGLGRVRGDGVVVRLADAPQNQDAVTGADVGPSRVIYSDLQGVANDLWAAGAEAIAINGQRLTAMSTIRSAGQAILVDFRPVTGPYEVSAIGPGSMRDRYEDSRSALTMRKVAEDTGLSFGVREAEDLTLPAAPDPRLRYAQPSVSPTPSPSGVDGSVSPGPTGSRTSPSPSGGGR, from the coding sequence ATGACGGGTACGCCGGGCGACGGTCGGGGCCGTCCCGACCGGGTGTACGCACCCGACTTCCTGACGGAGTTGTTCCGCAACCCGTTGGATCCCGGGTACGCCGACGCGGCGGCCCGGCGCCGGGAGCGGCAGACGCCGCCGGCGCAGTGGCGGCGCTGGTCGGCGCGCTCCGTGACCCTGGTGGTGGCGCTGCTGCTGGGTTTCCTGTTCGCGGTGGCGTACCGGCAGACGCTGGAGGCCGAGCCGGGGCGCAGCCAGGCCCGGTCCGGCCTGGTCGAGCAGATCAAGCAGCGGGAGACCGAGACGGACCGGTTGTCGGTGCGGGCCGACGAGTTGCGGGCGGAGGTGGCGCGGCAGCGGGCGGCGGCGCTGGGTGGCTCGGAGGCGGCGCGGTTGCACAATCTGGAGGCGGGTACCGGCCTGGGGCGGGTGCGCGGTGACGGCGTGGTGGTGCGCCTGGCGGACGCCCCGCAGAACCAGGACGCGGTGACCGGCGCGGACGTGGGGCCGTCCCGGGTGATCTACAGCGATCTTCAGGGTGTGGCCAACGACCTGTGGGCGGCGGGGGCGGAGGCGATCGCGATCAACGGTCAGCGGTTGACGGCGATGTCGACGATCCGTTCGGCGGGGCAGGCGATCCTGGTGGACTTCCGGCCGGTGACGGGCCCGTACGAGGTGTCGGCGATCGGCCCGGGGTCGATGCGGGACCGCTACGAGGACAGCCGCAGCGCGTTGACGATGCGCAAGGTGGCTGAGGACACGGGGTTGTCGTTCGGTGTGCGGGAGGCCGAGGACCTCACCCTGCCGGCGGCTCCGGACCCGCGGCTACGCTACGCGCAGCCCTCGGTGAGTCCGACGCCGTCGCCGTCGGGGGTCGACGGTTCCGTCAGTCCTGGGCCGACCGGTTCGAGGACGTCTCCCAGCCCCTCCGGAGGTGGTCGATGA
- a CDS encoding small basic family protein gives MIAVLALLAGVVLGVWLDPTVPTALQPYLPIAVVAALDAVFGGVRAKLDRIFDDKQFVVSFISNVLVAGLIVYLGDQLGVGGQLSTGVVVVLGVRIFGNVAAIRRHLFRA, from the coding sequence ATGATCGCGGTGCTGGCCCTGCTGGCCGGTGTGGTGCTGGGGGTGTGGCTCGACCCCACGGTTCCCACGGCGTTGCAGCCGTACCTGCCGATCGCGGTGGTGGCCGCGCTGGACGCGGTGTTCGGCGGGGTGCGGGCGAAGCTCGACCGGATCTTCGACGACAAGCAGTTCGTGGTGTCGTTCATCTCGAACGTGCTGGTGGCGGGTCTGATCGTGTACCTGGGTGACCAGTTGGGGGTGGGCGGTCAGCTCTCCACCGGTGTGGTGGTGGTGCTCGGGGTGCGGATCTTCGGGAACGTGGCGGCGATCCGTCGGCACCTGTTCCGGGCGTAG
- a CDS encoding DUF881 domain-containing protein, translating to MSSDEHTETGTGWPQPAGPGRPGGPAGEPDPRPEAPDPDELSPLVPERSAPSVEPSVREPEDGATVDLSRAAGAGEVEQPAAAGPAPRRRMSSAGVMIAALLALLGFTLVVQFKTTSTDPTVAATRQEDLVRILYDLNSREVRLRQDIATLEESQRQLRSGQQGRQAALEEATRRADELGILAGTLPATGPGLSVRFEAGEKSISASRVLDAVQELRGAGAEAMQISGGDRATVRIIASTFFLDGEGGALVVDGRRLTGPFTITVIGDPATMRTALNIPGGVVASVTGDGGKLIVEDREVAEVSALHAPIKLEHARPVS from the coding sequence ATGAGCAGCGACGAGCACACGGAGACGGGCACGGGCTGGCCGCAGCCGGCGGGTCCGGGGCGGCCGGGGGGTCCGGCGGGGGAGCCCGATCCGCGGCCGGAGGCGCCGGATCCGGACGAGTTGAGCCCGTTGGTGCCGGAGCGGTCGGCGCCGTCGGTGGAGCCTTCCGTGCGGGAGCCTGAGGACGGGGCGACGGTGGATCTGAGCCGGGCGGCCGGTGCGGGTGAGGTCGAGCAGCCGGCGGCTGCCGGGCCGGCGCCGCGGCGGCGGATGAGTTCGGCCGGGGTGATGATCGCGGCGTTGTTGGCGTTGCTGGGGTTCACGTTGGTGGTGCAGTTCAAGACGACGTCGACGGATCCGACGGTGGCGGCGACGCGGCAGGAGGATCTGGTGCGGATCCTGTACGACCTGAATTCGCGGGAGGTTCGGCTGCGGCAGGACATCGCGACGTTGGAGGAGAGCCAGCGGCAGTTGCGGTCGGGTCAGCAGGGTCGGCAGGCGGCGTTGGAGGAGGCGACGCGGCGGGCCGACGAGTTGGGCATCCTGGCGGGGACGTTGCCGGCGACGGGGCCGGGGTTGTCGGTGCGGTTCGAGGCGGGTGAGAAGTCGATCTCGGCGTCGCGGGTGCTGGACGCGGTGCAGGAGTTGCGGGGCGCGGGCGCGGAGGCGATGCAGATCTCCGGTGGTGACCGGGCGACGGTGCGGATCATCGCCTCGACGTTCTTCCTGGACGGGGAGGGCGGGGCGTTGGTGGTGGACGGGCGTCGGTTGACGGGTCCGTTCACGATCACGGTGATCGGTGATCCGGCGACGATGCGTACGGCCTTGAACATTCCTGGCGGGGTGGTGGCGTCGGTGACGGGTGACGGCGGTAAGTTGATCGTTGAGGATCGTGAGGTTGCCGAGGTTTCGGCGCTGCACGCGCCGATCAAGCTGGAACACGCCCGTCCGGTCTCCTGA
- the gcvH gene encoding glycine cleavage system protein GcvH, with translation MIPEDLRYTAEHEWVAGDGGGTVRVGITHFAQDALGDIVYVQLPEAGAVVAAGESLGEIESTKSVSEIYAPLSGTVSARNEALGDTPEVINTDPYGAGWLVEIALDDPAAVDGLLSADAYRELTES, from the coding sequence GTGATTCCTGAGGATCTGCGGTATACCGCCGAGCACGAGTGGGTGGCGGGTGACGGCGGTGGCACTGTCCGGGTCGGCATCACGCACTTCGCGCAGGACGCCCTGGGTGACATCGTGTACGTCCAGCTGCCCGAGGCGGGCGCGGTGGTGGCGGCCGGTGAGTCGTTGGGTGAGATCGAGTCGACCAAGAGCGTGTCGGAGATCTACGCCCCGCTCAGCGGTACGGTGTCGGCGCGCAACGAGGCGCTCGGCGACACCCCTGAGGTGATCAACACGGATCCGTACGGTGCGGGTTGGTTGGTGGAGATCGCCTTGGACGATCCGGCGGCGGTCGACGGCCTGTTGTCCGCGGACGCGTATCGTGAGCTCACCGAGAGCTGA
- the odhI gene encoding oxoglutarate dehydrogenase inhibitor Odhl, producing MTRPDDEFPPLDVTSTLNLGSLDEVLEGPDTDVVPSRMSGSLPPGMALLVVRRGPNAGARFLLDHDVTTSGRHPDSDIFLDDVTVSRRHAEFHRDGGTFTVRDVGSLNGTYVNRERVEAATLSNGDEVQIGKFRVVFIAGPRPEEGAGRG from the coding sequence ATGACGCGCCCAGACGACGAGTTCCCCCCACTCGACGTCACTTCGACGCTCAATCTCGGTTCGCTCGACGAAGTGCTGGAGGGGCCGGACACCGATGTGGTGCCGAGCCGGATGTCCGGTTCGTTGCCGCCGGGTATGGCGCTGCTGGTGGTTCGCCGGGGTCCGAACGCGGGTGCCCGGTTCCTGTTGGATCACGATGTGACGACCAGCGGTCGTCACCCGGACAGTGACATCTTCTTGGACGACGTGACGGTGTCGCGGCGGCATGCGGAGTTCCACCGTGACGGTGGGACGTTCACGGTGCGGGACGTGGGAAGTCTGAACGGCACGTACGTGAACCGGGAGCGGGTCGAGGCGGCCACGTTGAGCAATGGTGACGAGGTGCAGATCGGCAAGTTCCGGGTGGTGTTCATCGCCGGTCCGCGTCCCGAGGAGGGGGCCGGCCGGGGGTGA
- the ftsR gene encoding transcriptional regulator FtsR, with translation MSIGEVLGQLRVDFPDVTISKLRFLEAEGLVEPQRTAAGYRKYSWDDVARLRFVLTAQRDQYLPLRVIRDQLAQWDASGESPGRQRPTLVAVGPDGEVPGRVSEEPAGSSQVRLGRLDLVARSGIDESTLGELERLGVVVSDPPGWYDDDALIIARAVAGLAAYGLEPRHLRAFRTAADREVGLFAQLVAPLARQSDPAARARAAETARELVALSQQLHAALVRVGLRSTLGR, from the coding sequence ATGAGCATCGGCGAGGTGCTGGGTCAGCTGCGGGTTGATTTCCCGGACGTGACCATTTCGAAGTTGCGGTTCCTCGAGGCCGAGGGTCTGGTGGAGCCGCAGCGGACGGCTGCGGGTTACCGGAAGTACAGCTGGGACGATGTGGCGCGGTTGCGGTTCGTGTTGACCGCGCAGCGGGACCAGTATCTGCCCTTGCGGGTGATCCGTGATCAGTTGGCGCAGTGGGACGCGTCCGGGGAGTCGCCGGGTCGGCAGCGGCCGACGTTGGTGGCGGTGGGTCCGGACGGTGAGGTTCCGGGGCGGGTGTCGGAGGAGCCGGCCGGGTCGTCGCAGGTGCGGCTCGGCCGGTTGGATCTGGTGGCGCGCAGTGGGATCGACGAGTCGACGCTGGGCGAGTTGGAGCGCCTTGGTGTGGTGGTGTCGGATCCGCCGGGTTGGTACGACGACGATGCGTTGATCATTGCGCGTGCGGTGGCGGGTCTGGCGGCGTACGGGTTGGAGCCGCGGCATCTGCGGGCGTTCCGGACGGCGGCGGATCGGGAGGTCGGTCTGTTCGCGCAGTTGGTGGCGCCGTTGGCGCGGCAGAGTGATCCGGCGGCGCGGGCGCGGGCTGCGGAGACGGCGCGGGAGTTGGTGGCGTTGTCGCAGCAGTTGCATGCGGCGTTGGTGCGGGTGGGGTTGCGCTCGACGTTGGGTCGGTGA
- a CDS encoding bifunctional nuclease family protein produces MRELSVVGVRVELPNNQPIVLLREVEGDRYLPIWIGAVEATAIAYEQQGVKPARPLTHDLLRDVLAALKAPLQAVEITELKENVFYADLLLGDGVRVSARPSDSIALALRVGAPIRCAEEVLSEAGIVIPDEQEDEVEKFREFLDQVRPEDFAG; encoded by the coding sequence GTGCGCGAGCTGAGCGTGGTCGGAGTTCGGGTGGAGCTGCCCAACAACCAGCCGATCGTCCTGCTCAGGGAGGTCGAGGGGGACCGCTATCTGCCGATCTGGATCGGTGCGGTCGAGGCGACGGCGATCGCCTATGAGCAGCAGGGGGTCAAGCCGGCCCGGCCGCTGACCCATGATCTTCTGCGGGACGTGTTGGCGGCGTTGAAGGCGCCGTTGCAGGCGGTGGAGATCACGGAGCTGAAGGAGAACGTCTTCTACGCGGATCTGTTGCTCGGTGACGGGGTGCGGGTGTCGGCCCGGCCGAGTGATTCCATCGCGTTGGCGTTGCGGGTCGGTGCGCCGATTCGTTGTGCCGAGGAGGTCCTCAGCGAGGCGGGGATCGTGATCCCGGACGAGCAGGAGGACGAGGTGGAGAAGTTCCGCGAGTTCCTGGACCAGGTGCGTCCGGAGGATTTCGCCGGCTGA
- a CDS encoding MerR family transcriptional regulator, with protein MHEPRDPDPGMELDEPGVAPPGWATEGDGAVGYRGVTACHAVGISYRQLDYWARTGLVVPSVRDASGSGTQRLYSFRDLVVLKVVKRLLDAGVSLQNIRKAIEALRSRGVEDLAGITLISDGTTVYECRSPEEVVDLLQGGQGVFGIAIGGAFKEIQGSLSHLPSEPATSVEAPVAADPVGDELAARRARRRAG; from the coding sequence ATGCACGAGCCGCGAGATCCCGATCCGGGTATGGAGCTGGACGAGCCGGGTGTGGCGCCGCCGGGTTGGGCGACCGAGGGTGACGGTGCCGTGGGGTACCGGGGTGTGACGGCCTGCCATGCGGTGGGGATCAGCTACCGCCAGTTGGATTACTGGGCCCGCACGGGGTTGGTGGTGCCGAGTGTGCGCGACGCTTCGGGTTCGGGCACGCAGCGGTTGTATTCGTTCCGGGACCTGGTGGTCCTGAAGGTGGTGAAGCGGCTGCTGGACGCCGGGGTGTCGTTGCAGAACATCCGTAAGGCGATCGAGGCGCTGCGCTCCCGGGGGGTGGAGGATCTCGCGGGCATCACGTTGATCTCCGATGGCACGACCGTGTACGAGTGCCGGTCGCCGGAGGAGGTGGTCGATCTGTTGCAGGGTGGCCAGGGCGTGTTCGGCATCGCGATCGGTGGGGCGTTCAAGGAGATTCAGGGTTCCTTGTCGCACCTGCCGTCGGAGCCGGCGACGTCGGTGGAGGCGCCGGTGGCGGCTGATCCGGTGGGTGACGAGTTGGCGGCACGTCGGGCGCGTCGTCGGGCTGGTTGA
- a CDS encoding nitric oxide synthase oxygenase — protein MGALTAEAVGDPTAEAVEFLHLYHEERRLPGVAARVAGVREEIAVTGTYRHTGDELTYGAKVAWRQSARCVGRARWAGLKVRDRRDVTTVAGMARELAQHLAVADNGGRIRSVMTVFAPDRPGVGPRARIWNDQLIRYCGHRLDDGSVLGDAAQVAMTDAVRRLGWRPPAVPGRFDLLPWVLETAYEDPTLVPAPRELVREVALAHPAYPWFARLRLRWHALPVISTMRLRVGGVDYSCAPFNGHYLGDEIGTRNMGDGDRYDQLLPVARGLGLDTSREDTLWREHAALVINQAVLHSFRSAGVRVSDPHTESELFMRFCAQEERAGRPVHGDWSWLNGSVGWAALHAVHHRYYDPRVPNPNLWQTGRAYGAAGVVSATLRQRHDVAGRGEG, from the coding sequence ATGGGGGCGCTGACGGCGGAGGCGGTGGGGGATCCGACGGCGGAGGCGGTGGAGTTCCTGCACCTGTACCACGAGGAGCGCCGGCTGCCGGGGGTGGCGGCGCGGGTGGCGGGGGTGCGGGAGGAAATCGCGGTGACCGGCACGTACCGGCACACCGGCGACGAGTTGACCTACGGGGCGAAGGTGGCGTGGCGGCAGTCGGCGCGCTGCGTGGGGCGGGCCCGGTGGGCGGGGTTGAAGGTCCGTGACCGGCGTGACGTGACGACCGTGGCGGGGATGGCGCGGGAGTTGGCGCAGCATCTGGCGGTGGCGGACAACGGTGGGCGGATCCGGTCGGTGATGACGGTGTTCGCGCCCGACCGGCCGGGGGTGGGTCCGCGGGCGCGGATCTGGAACGACCAGTTGATCCGCTACTGCGGGCACCGGTTGGACGACGGGTCGGTGCTGGGCGATGCGGCGCAGGTGGCGATGACGGACGCGGTGCGGCGCCTGGGGTGGCGGCCGCCGGCGGTGCCGGGGCGCTTCGATCTGCTGCCGTGGGTGCTCGAGACGGCGTACGAGGATCCGACGTTGGTGCCGGCGCCCCGGGAGTTGGTGCGGGAGGTGGCGCTGGCGCATCCGGCGTACCCGTGGTTCGCGCGGTTGCGGTTGCGGTGGCACGCGCTGCCGGTGATCAGCACGATGCGGCTGCGGGTGGGTGGGGTCGACTACAGCTGCGCCCCGTTCAACGGGCACTACCTGGGCGACGAGATCGGCACCCGGAACATGGGCGACGGGGACCGCTACGACCAGTTGCTGCCGGTGGCGCGCGGGTTGGGGTTGGACACGTCGCGTGAGGACACGCTGTGGCGTGAGCACGCGGCCCTGGTCATCAATCAGGCGGTGTTGCACTCGTTCCGCTCGGCGGGGGTACGGGTGTCGGATCCGCACACGGAGTCGGAGCTGTTCATGCGGTTCTGCGCGCAGGAGGAGCGGGCGGGTCGGCCGGTGCACGGCGACTGGTCGTGGCTCAACGGCAGTGTGGGGTGGGCGGCGTTGCACGCGGTGCATCACCGCTACTACGACCCGCGGGTGCCGAATCCGAACCTGTGGCAGACCGGTCGCGCGTATGGTGCCGCGGGTGTCGTGTCGGCGACGTTGCGGCAGCGGCACGACGTGGCAGGCCGAGGGGAGGGCTGA
- a CDS encoding globin domain-containing protein: MDVVALRQSWAQLCVAGAEAARYFYATLFLIAPETRAMFPTNMEYQQDKLLAALGHIVTHVDDEREVTAFARRLGADHRRFEGEDRQGRMVPLGEGHYIRVGQALLATLERFLGPRWTPQLRAEWAAAYELVARLMLAGAAEAERTSPPYWEAEVLAAQRRRADVCVFTVRPNYLCEYLPGQSLPVQVPQLRAWRYLSPANAPRADGTIEFHVRATGRFSTHLVRRLREGDRVLLGSPVGTALSSYDRSPGLALLLVAGGTGLAPLRAVVEALRQGSDRTTTLVVGARTPDDLYDDAALRELASASAQPWRSAWLRYVPTVESGWQWQGAVGTAAETAVRLGPWPDTEVLVCGSPEMTRATVAALTASGVPAQRILVEGYDHSLYPPLAGAAAAVRDDFGGTGVR, encoded by the coding sequence ATGGACGTGGTGGCGTTGCGCCAGAGTTGGGCTCAGCTGTGTGTGGCGGGGGCGGAGGCGGCGAGGTACTTCTACGCGACGTTGTTCCTGATCGCGCCCGAGACGCGGGCGATGTTCCCGACGAACATGGAGTACCAGCAGGACAAGTTGCTGGCGGCGTTGGGGCACATCGTCACGCACGTCGACGACGAGCGGGAGGTGACGGCGTTCGCGCGGCGGCTGGGTGCCGATCACCGGCGGTTCGAGGGCGAGGACCGGCAGGGCCGGATGGTGCCGTTGGGGGAGGGGCACTACATCCGGGTGGGGCAGGCGTTGCTGGCCACGTTGGAGCGGTTCCTCGGTCCTCGGTGGACGCCGCAGCTGCGGGCGGAGTGGGCGGCGGCGTACGAGTTGGTGGCGCGGTTGATGCTCGCCGGTGCGGCGGAGGCGGAGCGGACGTCGCCGCCGTACTGGGAGGCGGAGGTGCTGGCGGCGCAGCGGCGGCGCGCCGACGTGTGTGTGTTCACGGTCCGCCCGAACTATCTGTGCGAGTACCTGCCGGGGCAGTCGTTGCCGGTGCAGGTGCCGCAGCTGCGGGCGTGGCGGTATCTGTCGCCGGCGAATGCGCCGCGCGCGGACGGGACGATCGAGTTCCATGTGCGGGCGACGGGTCGCTTCTCCACGCATCTGGTGCGCAGGCTGCGTGAGGGTGACCGGGTGTTGCTGGGCTCGCCCGTGGGGACGGCGTTGTCGTCGTACGACCGGTCTCCGGGGTTGGCGTTGCTGTTGGTGGCGGGGGGTACGGGGTTGGCGCCGCTGCGGGCGGTGGTGGAGGCGTTGCGGCAGGGCTCGGATCGGACGACGACGCTGGTGGTGGGTGCGCGGACCCCGGACGACCTGTACGACGACGCGGCGCTGCGGGAGTTGGCGTCGGCGTCGGCGCAGCCGTGGCGTTCGGCGTGGCTGCGGTACGTGCCGACGGTGGAGTCGGGTTGGCAGTGGCAGGGGGCGGTGGGCACGGCCGCCGAGACGGCGGTGCGGTTGGGTCCGTGGCCGGACACCGAGGTGTTGGTGTGTGGCAGCCCGGAGATGACCAGGGCGACGGTGGCCGCTCTGACGGCGTCGGGGGTGCCGGCGCAGCGGATCCTGGTGGAGGGGTACGACCATTCGCTCTATCCGCCACTGGCGGGCGCGGCTGCCGCCGTGCGGGACGACTTCGGTGGGACGGGGGTGCGATGA
- a CDS encoding SPFH domain-containing protein, whose translation MSVEHGDLADARGELARAVGALEVRRFRGSRWLSADEVVDLTRSADERVALLGGEVDRLRRENEGLVQQVEMLRHGALPSTAARGPDPMVIELAMRAQDEANRTIGEASAEGAEIIADARRQADEIIAQAQGVVGSSRGEQVRQLEERHAALVAAVASAQQHLSRWQAYLSEQSEQLRADAAAAGAVNAHLRAVLGE comes from the coding sequence ATGAGCGTCGAGCATGGCGACCTCGCCGATGCGCGTGGTGAGCTGGCCCGGGCGGTGGGTGCGTTGGAGGTGCGTCGGTTCCGGGGCAGCCGGTGGTTGTCCGCCGACGAGGTGGTCGACCTGACGCGTTCGGCCGACGAGCGGGTGGCGTTGCTGGGTGGTGAGGTGGACCGGCTGCGGCGGGAGAACGAGGGCCTGGTGCAGCAGGTGGAGATGCTGCGGCACGGCGCGTTGCCCAGCACCGCCGCGCGGGGCCCGGATCCGATGGTGATCGAGTTGGCGATGCGGGCGCAGGACGAGGCGAACCGGACGATCGGTGAGGCCAGCGCGGAGGGCGCGGAGATCATCGCTGACGCGCGGCGGCAGGCCGACGAGATCATCGCGCAGGCGCAGGGCGTTGTCGGTTCGTCGCGGGGTGAGCAGGTGCGGCAGTTGGAGGAGCGGCACGCTGCCCTGGTGGCGGCGGTGGCGTCGGCGCAGCAGCATCTGAGCCGGTGGCAGGCGTACCTGTCGGAGCAGTCGGAGCAGTTGCGCGCCGACGCGGCGGCTGCCGGTGCGGTGAACGCGCACCTGCGGGCCGTGCTCGGCGAGTAG
- a CDS encoding NAD(P)H-binding protein — translation MRVVIAGGHGKIAQLAHRELAGRGDTAVGLIRNPDHAAALRAAGAHPVVADLEHVGVDELAEHLHGADAVVFAAGAGPGSGAGRKDTVDRAGAVLLADATQRADVRRYLLVSSMGVESEAPAGTDEVFATYLRAKKAAEDDLTGRDLDWTILRPGRLTDDPPTGRITLARQAPAGAVTRTDVARVLVALLYHPHSAGTILEVVGGDTPIADAVAAVDRR, via the coding sequence ATGCGCGTCGTCATCGCCGGAGGCCACGGCAAGATCGCCCAGCTCGCCCACCGCGAACTCGCCGGTCGGGGCGACACCGCCGTCGGCCTGATCCGCAACCCCGACCACGCCGCCGCGCTGCGCGCCGCCGGCGCCCACCCCGTCGTCGCCGACCTCGAACACGTCGGCGTCGACGAACTCGCCGAGCACCTGCACGGCGCCGACGCCGTCGTCTTCGCCGCCGGCGCCGGCCCCGGCAGCGGCGCCGGCCGCAAGGACACCGTCGACCGGGCCGGCGCCGTCCTGCTCGCCGACGCCACGCAACGCGCCGACGTCCGCCGCTACCTGCTGGTGTCGTCCATGGGCGTGGAGAGCGAAGCGCCCGCCGGCACCGACGAGGTGTTCGCCACGTACCTGCGGGCGAAGAAGGCCGCCGAGGACGACCTGACCGGCCGCGACCTGGACTGGACGATCCTGCGCCCCGGCCGCCTCACCGACGACCCGCCCACCGGGCGCATCACCCTCGCCCGGCAGGCACCGGCGGGCGCCGTCACCCGCACCGACGTCGCCCGGGTCCTCGTCGCCCTGCTCTACCACCCGCACAGCGCCGGCACGATCCTGGAGGTCGTCGGCGGCGACACCCCCATCGCCGACGCCGTCGCCGCCGTCGACCGACGCTGA